One window of the Wolbachia endosymbiont of Ctenocephalides felis wCfeJ genome contains the following:
- a CDS encoding phage tail tube protein has protein sequence MSKLQLKIKGHDNNFVVLNNIRNLRFTLRNNKEEVRDISSFGWRKVLDCAGNRHITIKINGILNSVLADELLRNSAILNSNNDYEVSFNAKEKIRLKCSVELYERYYDPAAFDSFTVVLASAEVVNTFH, from the coding sequence ATGAGCAAGTTACAGCTAAAAATTAAAGGTCATGACAATAATTTTGTTGTGCTGAATAATATACGGAATTTAAGGTTTACTTTGCGTAATAACAAAGAAGAAGTAAGAGACATTTCTTCTTTTGGCTGGAGGAAAGTGCTTGATTGTGCTGGAAACAGGCACATCACGATAAAAATTAATGGAATTTTAAATTCCGTACTTGCCGATGAATTATTACGTAATTCTGCTATACTAAACTCTAATAACGATTATGAGGTTAGTTTTAATGCTAAGGAAAAGATAAGGCTTAAATGTTCGGTTGAACTATATGAAAGGTATTACGACCCTGCTGCTTTCGATAGTTTTACCGTAGTTTTAGCTAGTGCAGAAGTTGTCAATACCTTTCATTAA